A part of Deltaproteobacteria bacterium genomic DNA contains:
- the sppA gene encoding signal peptide peptidase SppA translates to MSSNSHFSQRHPFIFGFSLMMLAMVLILGAMAAFHFWFLNDDTIDSRFSFGGDRIGVVHLRGFISGSRDVNDWIESLEQDDKIRGVVLRIDSPGGAVAPSQEMFSAVRRLAATKPVYVSMGSVAASGGYYVACGGTKLWANRATLTGSIGVKAQLTDMQDLLSKIGIREQTVTSGDLKNTGTVFRPMNEKERSYMQGLVDDIHEQFVSDIAESRKMSREDLLPYADGRAMTGMQAHRAGLVDELGGFDDVVLALGRDLGMEPDFTLVEGPIKPKSLINRLAGVLELAENLLLLGNSFQSTCTETLP, encoded by the coding sequence ATGTCGAGTAATTCGCATTTCAGCCAGCGACATCCGTTCATTTTTGGATTTTCGCTTATGATGCTGGCCATGGTCCTCATTTTGGGGGCCATGGCCGCTTTTCATTTTTGGTTTTTAAACGATGACACGATCGATTCGCGGTTTTCGTTCGGTGGGGATCGGATCGGAGTTGTTCATCTTCGAGGCTTCATATCCGGTTCCCGGGACGTGAACGATTGGATCGAGTCACTCGAGCAAGATGACAAGATTCGAGGTGTAGTTCTGCGGATAGACTCCCCTGGGGGGGCTGTGGCCCCGTCTCAGGAGATGTTCTCGGCTGTCCGGAGACTGGCCGCGACGAAGCCTGTCTATGTCTCCATGGGAAGCGTGGCGGCTTCGGGTGGGTACTACGTGGCTTGCGGAGGAACCAAGCTCTGGGCCAACCGGGCGACGTTGACTGGAAGCATAGGGGTCAAGGCCCAGCTGACCGACATGCAGGATCTTTTGTCGAAGATCGGAATTCGGGAGCAAACCGTGACCAGCGGGGACCTCAAGAACACTGGAACGGTCTTCAGACCTATGAACGAGAAGGAGCGGTCATACATGCAGGGTCTGGTGGACGATATCCACGAGCAGTTCGTGTCCGACATCGCCGAATCTAGAAAAATGTCCCGGGAAGACTTGTTGCCGTATGCCGACGGACGGGCCATGACCGGAATGCAGGCGCATAGGGCCGGCTTGGTGGACGAGTTGGGAGGATTCGACGACGTGGTCCTGGCCCTGGGCCGGGATCTTGGCATGGAACCAGACTTCACGTTGGTCGAGGGGCCAATCAAGCCAAAATCTTTGATTAACAGACTGGCTGGGGTTCTGGAGCTGGCCGAGAACTTGCTCCTCCTGGGG